The following proteins are encoded in a genomic region of Glycine max cultivar Williams 82 chromosome 18, Glycine_max_v4.0, whole genome shotgun sequence:
- the LOC100802364 gene encoding protein trichome birefringence-like 43, giving the protein MGWSFSISVLLFLTFLIQIHGRGFAENYGCNLFQGSWVYDESYPLYATSQCPFIEKEFDCQNNGRPDKFYLKYRWQPAGCNLTRFNGEDFLRRHRGRSLMFVGDSLSLNQWQSLTCMLHIAVPLAPYNLVRNGDLSIFTFPTYGVKVMFSRNAFLVDIVSESIGRVLKLDSIQAGQTWKGIDILIFDSWHWWLHTGRKQPWDLIQVGNRTVRDMNRLVAYEIALNTWAKWIDYNIDPTRTRVLFQGVSPDHQNPAQWGEPRANFCAGQTKPISGLRYPGGPNPAEVVLEKVLKAMQKPVYLLDITTLSQLRIDGHPSVYGHGGHLDMDCSHWCLAGVPDTWNELLYVSLFQN; this is encoded by the exons ATGGGGTGGTCTTTCTCAATTTCCGTTTTGCTGTTTCTTACCTTTCTCATTCAGATACATGGAAGAGGCTTTGCAGAGAATTATGGTTGTAATTTGTTCCAAGGAAGTTGGGTTTATGATGAATCATACCCTCTTTATGCAACCTCACAGTGTCCCTTTATAGAGAAAGAATTTGATTGTCAAAACAATGGCAGACCGGATAAGTTCTATCTCAAATATAGATGGCAGCCAGCAGGCTGCAACTTAACAAG ATTCAACGGTGAAGATTTCTTAAGAAGACATAGAGGGAGGAGTCTCATGTTTGTGGGGGATTCTTTGAGTTTGAATCAATGGCAATCACTCACTTGCATGCTTCACATAGCTGTGCCACTAGCCCCTTACAACTTAGTGAGGAATGGAGATCTCTCCATTTTCACGTTTCCG ACCTATGGTGTTAAGGTGATGTTCTCACGCAATGCATTTCTTGTGGACATAGTTAGTGAGAGTATTGGTCGAGTACTGAAACTAGATTCAATTCAAGCTGGCCAAACGTGGAAAGGAATAGATATATTGATATTTGACTCTTGGCATTGGTGGCTTCACACAGGAAGAAAACAACc ATGGGATTTGATTCAAGTAGGAAATCGTACTGTTAGAGACATGAATCGCTTGGTTGCATACGAGATAGCGCTGAATACATGGGCCAAATGGATTGATTATAATATTGACCCTACCAGAACAAGGGTTTTATTCCAAGGAGTGTCTCCAGATCATCAAAA TCCAGCGCAATGGGGTGAGCCAAGAGCAAACTTTTGTGCAGGGCAAACTAAGCCAATATCGGGATTAAGGTATCCTGGAGGACCAAACCCAGCAGAGGTGGTATTAGAGAAAGTGCTAAAGGCCATGCAAAAGCCTGTGTATTTGCTGGACATTACAACCCTATCCCAGCTAAGGATAGATGGCCACCCTTCTGTTTATGGACATGGTGGGCATTTGGACATGGATTGCAGCCACTGGTGCCTTGCTGGTGTTCCTGATACTTGGAATGAGCTTCTATATGTTAGTCTCTTTCAAAATTAA
- the LOC113001084 gene encoding uncharacterized protein isoform X1 gives MQPQREAPEDMVCKDKFLIQSTKVPAETISEDVTSRLFVKDGSKYIEENKLKVILICPPNSPDLSPINGDFKNGLDHEKVQIYSKDEIQSPETMVRGRFTNGEPVKVFANDNKKIACDPEMQNHIEKAFYSGHASYRVSHSTRYLDIWEPATLAITREGYSIKCSGQSGVVITEKFSPSTTNFLETGLIVGGWDKYEGGQIYGVPLGGTIVQQPFAIGGSGSSYLYGFFDQAWKEGMTKDEAEVCAWILTALLLLS, from the exons ATGCAACCCCAAAGGGAAGCACCTGAAGATATGGTGTGCAAGGACAAGTTCTTAATCCAGAGTACAAAGGTTCCTGCCGAAACAATCAGTGAAGATGTTACTTCCCGCTTG TTTGTTAAAGATGGAAGTAAatatatagaagaaaataaGCTGAAGGTGATCCTAATCTGCCCACCCAATTCACCAGATCTCTCTCCTATTAATGGAGATTTCAAGAATGGGCTTGACCATGAAAAAGTTCAGATATATAGTAAAGATGAAATCCAATCCCCAGAGACCATGGTCAGAGGACGCTTCACTAAT GGAGAACCTGTGAAGGTTTTTGCCAATGATAATAAAAAGATTGCTTGTG ATCCTGAAATGCAGAACCACATAGAGAAGGCTTTTTACAGTGGACATGCTTCGTATAGAGTTTCTCATTCG ACTAGATATCTTGATATATGGGAGCCAGCCACATTGGCCATTACGAGGGAAGGTTACAGTATCAAATGCAGTGGACAAAGTGGAGTTGTAATCACAGAAAAATTTTCACCGTCCACCACT AATTTCTTAGAGACCGGGTTAATTGTTGGTGGATGGGATAAATATGAAGGTGGACAAATTTATGGAGTTCCTCTGGGTGGAACAATAGTACAACAACCTTTTGCTATCGGAG GATCTGGCTCCAGTTACTTgtatggtttctttgaccaagCCTGGAAAGAGGGAATGACCAAGGATGAAGCTGAGGTATGTGCTTGGATTCTTACTGCTTTGCTTTtattaagttga
- the LOC113001084 gene encoding uncharacterized protein isoform X2 — MNPCRVKGTNSRQIISLAIYNCWGKTKHCADNSKNKIKWNATKKNITNKLVPLDNRKRKGEPVKVFANDNKKIACDPEMQNHIEKAFYSGHASYRVSHSTRYLDIWEPATLAITREGYSIKCSGQSGVVITEKFSPSTTNFLETGLIVGGWDKYEGGQIYGVPLGGTIVQQPFAIGGSGSSYLYGFFDQAWKEGMTKDEAEVCAWILTALLLLS; from the exons ATGAATCCATGCAGAGTCAAAGGAACCAATTCAAGACAAATAATATCATTAGCAATTTATAACTGTTGGGGAAAGACGAAACATTGTGCAGacaattccaaaaataaaataaaatggaatgctacaaaaaaaaatattactaataaattGGTTCCTCTGGATAACAGGAAGCGCAAG GGAGAACCTGTGAAGGTTTTTGCCAATGATAATAAAAAGATTGCTTGTG ATCCTGAAATGCAGAACCACATAGAGAAGGCTTTTTACAGTGGACATGCTTCGTATAGAGTTTCTCATTCG ACTAGATATCTTGATATATGGGAGCCAGCCACATTGGCCATTACGAGGGAAGGTTACAGTATCAAATGCAGTGGACAAAGTGGAGTTGTAATCACAGAAAAATTTTCACCGTCCACCACT AATTTCTTAGAGACCGGGTTAATTGTTGGTGGATGGGATAAATATGAAGGTGGACAAATTTATGGAGTTCCTCTGGGTGGAACAATAGTACAACAACCTTTTGCTATCGGAG GATCTGGCTCCAGTTACTTgtatggtttctttgaccaagCCTGGAAAGAGGGAATGACCAAGGATGAAGCTGAGGTATGTGCTTGGATTCTTACTGCTTTGCTTTtattaagttga
- the LOC113001084 gene encoding vesicle-associated protein 2-2 isoform X3: protein MQPQREAPEDMVCKDKFLIQSTKVPAETISEDVTSRLFVKDGSKYIEENKLKVILICPPNSPDLSPINGDFKNGLDHEKVQIYSKDEIQSPETMVRGRFTNGEPVKVFANDNKKIACDPEMQNHIEKAFYSGHASYRVSHSTRYLDIWEPATLAITREGYSIKCSGQSGVVITEKFSPSTTKQHQCGHFYIMLCKSMVIHFQETTDNLSDSTFK, encoded by the exons ATGCAACCCCAAAGGGAAGCACCTGAAGATATGGTGTGCAAGGACAAGTTCTTAATCCAGAGTACAAAGGTTCCTGCCGAAACAATCAGTGAAGATGTTACTTCCCGCTTG TTTGTTAAAGATGGAAGTAAatatatagaagaaaataaGCTGAAGGTGATCCTAATCTGCCCACCCAATTCACCAGATCTCTCTCCTATTAATGGAGATTTCAAGAATGGGCTTGACCATGAAAAAGTTCAGATATATAGTAAAGATGAAATCCAATCCCCAGAGACCATGGTCAGAGGACGCTTCACTAAT GGAGAACCTGTGAAGGTTTTTGCCAATGATAATAAAAAGATTGCTTGTG ATCCTGAAATGCAGAACCACATAGAGAAGGCTTTTTACAGTGGACATGCTTCGTATAGAGTTTCTCATTCG ACTAGATATCTTGATATATGGGAGCCAGCCACATTGGCCATTACGAGGGAAGGTTACAGTATCAAATGCAGTGGACAAAGTGGAGTTGTAATCACAGAAAAATTTTCACCGTCCACCACT aagCAACATCAGTGTGGTCATTTTTACATAATGTTATGCAAGTCAATGGTCATTCACTTCCAGGAAACTACAGATAATTTGTCTGATTCCACTTTTAAGTAA
- the LOC106796831 gene encoding uncharacterized protein → MAEKTKSRLNEGENSQNADMVVNPPSPIARHEKWKKARTNKFGQMTSAAAQEIADKIDELQEQATQGAFVPHGRQDILNTAIGRPEHPGRVRAGGHGVTITSYFGHASCGSHSSSPAITAERLVEIIQTIKQEVKKEVEDENKDRMDKMKMELDAIKSELSQIHTQQSAPPRPSNPDVFVARVSTKESCAEAANNVVGNERSTFDTCSMGFYIVCGDSTQLVAGGKVFGVGGLIHTVAYGDDVVRVCVDTVYDGEAIVPLPTSEIQYVRDAVNSFIGWPRHLVKPLSYDSDLNVRKPVEHSSDAKLAGESDPLGELMKILFYVYQNPVEVPWEANQFGLPEIGAKFYITHADLAEIISGDKCLNIAILQLWTIFMNECGRSKADQSLYGLLEPQSIQNAKERRQQCQQYIETWVKESQRQLYLGAYLNQAHWQLFVLHPRENTVVWFCSLRKKPDINIKGAINSAMKTITSSFEGMSNQGAPRWVEPKVINTCL, encoded by the exons atggccgAGAAAACCAAGTCAAGACTGAATGAAGGTGAAAATAGTCAAAATGCAGATATGGTCGTCAACCCTCCATCCCCTATTGCGAGACATGAGAAGTGGAAAAAGGCTAGGACAAACAAATTTGGACAAATGACATCTGCAGCAGCTCAAGAAATCGCAGACAAAATT GATGAATTACAAGAACAAGCTACACAGGGAGCTTTTGTCCCACATGGTCGTCAAGACATCCTAAACACTGCCATTGGTCGTCCAGAGCATCCTGGACGTGTTCGTGCCGGTGGACATGGTGTGACCATAACCAGCTACTTTGGACATGCTTCCTGTGGGTCCCACAGTTCTTCGCCTGCGATCACCGCCGAAAGATTGGTTGAAATCATACAAACTATAAAGCAAGAGGTGAAGAAAGAGGTAGAAGACGAGAACAAAGACCGTATGGACAAGATGAAAATGGAGTTGGATGCGATCAAGAGTGAATTATCCCAAATTCATACGCAACAGTCAGCTCCCCCAAGACCGTCTAACCCTGACGTATTTGTTGCACGTGTTAGCACGAAAGAGAGTTGTGCTGAAGCTGCTAATAATGTTGTTGGTAACGAGCGGTCTACATTTGATACATGTAGTATGGGCTTCTACATTGTTTGTGGTGACAGTACACAGCTGGTGGCAGGGGGAAAGGTCTTTGGAGTAGGTGGCTTGATACACACAGTTGCTTATGGAGATGATGTAGTAAGGGTGTGTGTTGACACTGTATACGATGGTGAAGCCATTGTCCCGTTACCCACTTCAGAGATTCAATATGTCAGGGACGCCGTGAACTCATTCATTGGATGGCCCAGACATCTAGTGAAACCTTTATCTTAT GATTCTGACCTTAATGTGCGGAAGCCAGTTGAACATAGTAGTGATGCAAAGCTTGCAGGTGAATCCGATCCATTGGGAGAGTTGATgaagatattgttttatgtgtaCCAGAATCCAGTGGAAGTGCCGTGGGAGGCGAACCAATTTGGACTTCCTGAGATTGGGGCAAAATTTTACATCACACATGCAGATCTAGCAGAAATAATATCAGGTGACAAGTGTTTAAACATAGCGATACTACAATTGTGGACCAT ATTTATGAATGAGTGCGGTAGAAGCAAAGCTGATCAGTCACTATATGGTTTGCTGGAGCCTCAATCTATACAAAATGCTAAGGAAAGACGTCAACAATGCCAACAATACATTGAAACATGGGTCAAGGAATCACAAAGGCAGTTGTATTTAGGAGCTTACTTGAATCA GGCACATTGGCAACTATTTGTTCTCCACCCAAGGGAAAACACGGTCGTTTGGTTTTGTTCTCTGAGGAAGAAGCCTGATATTAACATCAAAGGCGCAATTAACAG tgCAATGAAGACAATAACCAGTTCTTTTGAAGGCATGTCTAATCAAGGTGCACCTCGGTGGGTTGAACCCAAGGTAATCAATACTTGTTTGTAG